The genomic region CTAAGTAATAATTGGATAAGGCCTTACTAACGGCCTCGGCCGATGCATCAGCAATGTAGTCCGGGTGTCCAAGGCCCTTCCTCTCAACTAATTCAACATTTAGCTCTGAAACGGGTTTCCTATCTATTGTATTTATTGTTATTGTCCTCGCCATGCCCATCACCCCACCGCCTCCTCAGACGTTATATATAGTATCTGCGTACCCCTAATTACTAACCTGCCATATTTAACGACCACATTCTCGCCCTTCTGATCGAGTTCCTCGCCTTCATCAATTATTAGGTTCATGCAATCATCGTAGTTCACGAGAATACCCCTCAATACCTTGTTATTCTTAAGTCTTATTGTTACATGCTTACCAACAAGTTTCTGCAACGTTTTCATTGGTTGTTGGGGCCTTTCCATTAATGACGTGTCGAGAAAACCTATATTTAAATCTTAGCACCCTCTAAGAGTGTTAAAAGTAACATTATCAGGGCTATGTATATTATATACTAGGTGTTACTCACTTTCAATTTTAGAATACTCAAGGACCCTATCAATAAGCTCGATATGCGCTAATAAGGTTCTTCTGCAGCAATAGCGTGTGACGCCTAAGTCATTAAGAACCTTCTCAGGATTCTCACCATTTAAGACCCTCTGCTTAAATGGTTCCCATAAGTGACCGAGTGGCCTTCCACAGGTCCAGCACCTAATGGGTACAATCATTAAGTACGCAGTAATGAGCCCCCCTTTAAATTATTTTTGTGGCGGATTTAGGAATAATTATGATGGGTTACCTATATGCCTTCTGACGCTTACTCCTGGCATGCTTTAGACCAGGCTTCTTGGGCTCCGTCCTCCTTGGATCTCCCTTAATCATTGATGGATCATAGGTCATGTAAAGCTCAAGCAACTTTAGGTTTTGGAAGTACTCAACTAAGCCCCTGGCAATTGCCATCCTAACGGCTGTCGCCTGTCCCATGAAACCACCACCCCTAACCGTGACTTCAATATCTACCTTACTCGTCAACTCCTTACCGGCGAGTAGGAGTGGCTCCATCATCCTCATCCTAGCCATTTCAATAGGCCAAATCTCAATTGGAACACCATTAACCTTAACCCTACCGATCCCCGGCCTAATTACTGCCTTGGCAATAGCCGTCTTCTTCTTACCAACAGCAATAACCACCCTGGCCCCGGCTACCTCCTGGGTAATGGTATTGGGTACGGACCTAGGTAACGCCGTTGATTCACTACCCTGCCCGCTCATGCATTACCACCCTTACTCTCAGCCTTTTTAAGCTTCGCCATTCTAGTCTCCCAAGCCTCCTTAGCCTTCCTCCAGGCCTCATACTGTTTAGGCTCTATGTGGCTCCACAACTCCTCAAGCGTCACATACTTAGCGCCGGGCCTAACCGACAGTAATGCGCCCTTAATTACCACCTTATCCACACTCATGTACTGCGGTGGAACACCCATGAAGACCCTAATCCTCTTATACGCCTGCCTACCCCTGGGCTCCTTCCTAGGTAACATGCCCCTAATAACCCTCCTCAATATCCTATCAGGCTTCCTCGGTATCTTCGGCCCAGCCTTCTCAGGGTTATAATGCGTTAACCACTCGCTTATCCTCGTCTTATACCAATTAAGCACCATGTTAAAGTCCCCAGTAATGACCGCCTTCTCAGCATTAACAATGACAACCCTCCTACCCTCAAGCGCCCACTTAGCCACTATGGAGGCGAGCCTACCAACGACATGATTCGTGGCGTCAACAACAACCTCATTCAGTTCGGGTGGGTTTCTCTCGACCACGATAACCCTGCTACTCATGGTAACCACCCTAGATTATTATCTTAACGTTACTGCCCTTATTATTCCTCCTAACGAGTTCGGGTATTGTGATCGCCTCAGCACCAGCCTTCTTAATGGCATCAAGGGCGCCCCTGGAGAAAGACCAGGCGGCTATGGTAACCCTCTTACTCAGTACGCCATAACCAAGCACCTTGCCCGGCACTACGACTACGTCGCCGTCATTGACAAGCCTATTTATCTTGCCGACATTAACCTCAACCCTACGCCTAGTGGGTTTCTCAAGTAGGTCAGCCACGTAATCCCAAATCGCCGCCTTATACTCATTAGCCGCACGCCTAAGGAATCTAATCAGCATACGAAGCTCCACGTTGGTGGGACCCGTTGGATTTGGCGGCATGCGTGTTAACGCCAACGCAACCCTTTTTAAATAATTCGCAGCCGTAAACACTAATTACCTACTCCTCGGTTGGCCCTTCCTCAGTGTTAAACTCCTCACCAGTCACCTGAGTTGACTCCTCAGTAGTCTCACCAGCAACTAACTCGCCGCTTGGTGCAGGTCCCCTTGACAATTCAAGTTCAAGTTCATTAACGAATTCCTGGAACTTACCCTTGAGAATCCTAAAGCCCTCCCTAACCATGTCCTCAACGGGCATGTTTCCAAAGCTCTCAACCCAAAACACGTACTTATTCTCATCCCAATCAACCTTTAACGCCGGGCATAGTTGCTCACAGGTCTTCCACTTATTAAAGGTGCACTTAAGTACGTCATTAATGATTATCGAGCCATCCTCCTTAATCTCGAGGGCGCCATTACAAACCTCAAGGCAAACCCTACACTTATCATCGGCCTTACCAACAACACTAACCTTTGGGTAGTAGTAATACGATGCTAAGCCCGCCTGCCACTTGGCGTGGTTCCTAGCCCTACCAAGCTTTGCATAGGCCTCAAGCACAATCTTCTGGCCAGGTACTAACTTAACGATTGGTATATCCTCATACACAGGCCTAACCTCAGGGTCATCCGACTTCAAATCCCTGCTATAGACGATCATTGGCTCTTTAGCCTCAACATTAAGCTCAAACCTAACCTGGCATAGGCTTGGATCGACCAATTCCTGCTCGCACTCCTCAATCTTGGGTAGCTTCCTTAGGTCCGTCTTTATTGGCATCATGGAGAGCCTGTGGGCGAGTACTTCGTCGTAAAGCACGGACGTGTTATCGAGTATTATTACCTCGTCAATTGCCAGGACCGGTACGTCGGAGATGAGGACTCTACGTAATGAATTAATAACTGGTGGGGTGACTCCATCCACAACAGCCTTTAGGTATAGGTTTGACTTCTCAATAACCTTTACCAAGACCACGAGGTGAGTGGTTGTGAGTTTGAGTAAATAAACATTTCTTGTCTCTATCCCATTAGGCCCTTCCTCGCCTAACCGCCATGGCTATGCCAGTACCAATGAGGACTATTAACAGGTTAATGGCCAGCGCTATGATGGCTATATACATTAGGTGCCCGGCTATTGGGTATAATGGTGACATTGTTGATGGCTTATGGGGAGTTACAAATAGGTAAACGCCAAGCCCCAAGCCAACGGCCCACCCAACCATTAATGAGTATTTATCAAGCCTATCAGTTACTAGGCCGAGGAACACTGACGGAAGCGTCTGCGTAATTATTATACCGCCCAGCAGCTGAAGCCAGATGGCGTACGTCGCAGGTACAATAAATACGAAGCCAAGCGCGAGGAATTTGAAGATAACGGATGCCCACTTAGCGGCCCTAGTCTCGCCCTGGGGCGTTATCCTTGGGTATAACGGCTTAATTATGTTCCTAACCAACAGGTTTGCCTGGGCCATAGCCATTATTGCGGCGGGTACAAGGCCACCAACAAATACGCCTAACAGTGCCAGGGCGGCTAACCACTCGGGTAACGTGGTTACAGCCAATGTTGGTATTACCAATATGCCCCTGCTAGATGGTGGAAATAGGCTTAGTATCTTCATGGCCTCCGGGCTTCCATATATTAATATGCCATACATCGCAAGTAGCGCCAGTGCAATGCCATATATTGGGAGGAGTGCCGTGCTCATTGCAAGCTTCTTATCACTTTCGGCGCTCAGGGCGCCATTGACCGAGTGCGGGTATAGGTATAGGGCCAGGCTACTGCCAACCCAGAGGGTCGTGTATGTTATGAAGAATGGGTCCTTCAACGTGGAGACGCCCGTTGGTAATGCCTTGAGAGTTGCGGCATTAAATGCCGATGCAAAGCCACCAGGTATTGCGAATGGAGCCGCCACAAGTATTGCTATGACACCTAAGAATACCAGTGCGTCCTTAAAGACTGCCGTTAATGTGGCGCCCCTAAGCCCGCTGGTGTAGGTGAATGCGGCCAGTATTATGAAGGATATCGTCAATGCGACATCACTGACGAACTTAACGTTCTTAACAATGCCGAGGAGCATTATTGTCAATACGGCTTGCATACCAACTATCTGCAATGCGATGTATGGGAACTCAGCGACTATTCCCGTGGCGGCGATGAAACCAGCAAGTAATTTGCTATTGAATCTCTCATGAACAAAATCGGCAGCTGTGACGTAACCCTTTAACCTACTCCATCTCCAGAGTGCCGGCATTGTGACTGCGGCTAATGCAAATACGGTGGCTACGTATGGGACCGCATAGAAGTAAAGGGCGCCGCTGGCAAATACTCCAGAGGGTACTGCGACGAACGTATAAGCCGTGTATAGGTCAGCGCCAACTAGGAACCATGCGAGGAATGTGCCCAATCTACGGCCTGCCAATGCCCATTCGTGTAATTGGCTAAGGTCGCCCCTACGCCACCTGGCGCCGTAGAAGCCTAGGAATACGAATATCACGAAGAACCCAAGGAATAAGCCCCAACCTAATGGACCAACTAGTGGGCTCGCCATAACCATCACCTCTTACTCGGATAGAGTAGGAGTACTGCTATTATGTAAAGTATTGACGATATTACTAACCATAATGTTTGAAACCAGTAGAAGAATGGAACGCCACCAAGTACTGGTTGCACCGTATTGTATATTGGCAATAACGTATATAGTATCCATGGTATTATAAATAATACACCGGCAAGTGCTTTACGCCAAGTCGAAACTCTTTTACCTACTTCCGACGTCATATGATCAATAATTGATATTACTGATTTTTAAGCAATACCCAAGAGAGAAGCTTAATTTAAGCGTTATAATTTGGTAACTGCTATGGGTGTTAAAATATTACATATATCTGATGTTCATGGTAATAGGTATTATATAGGTTCAATAGGTGGCGTTATAAAGGATGTCGATGTAGTAGTCGTGAGTGGTGACTTTGAGGATCCCGAAATATTAGATGTATTAAGTAATTATAGCAGGCCCGTGTATGCAGTCATGGGTAATATGGATCCCTACGGCATTAGGTCAAGGGTTCAAAAATACCTAGTTGAGGGGCGTATAATACCCATTGGGTTATTTTACTTAGCTGGTTACCCAATCAATATGGAGGAGGTTAAGGATCTCGGCCCTAGGTTAATACTTATATCTCATTATCCGCCCTACGGTACGAACGTGGATAAAGCGTGGAATGGCTCACACATTGGTAGCAAGTCTGTAAGAAGGTTCGTTGAGAACGTTAGACCATTGGTGGTTTTATGCGGTCATGTTCATGAATCCCGTGGTGTGGATAGATTGGGTAATACTGTCATTGTTAATCCAGGCCCATTAATTAACGGGTACTACGCACTTGTGAATATTAACGATGATGGTACGGTTAATGCCGAGCTTAGTAAATTATGACCCGCCCAGGCCCTGGCCTGGGCGGGCCTTGGTGTGGGTGCATGCAGGGGCATTACTGGTTTCCTATGGGTTAATTTATTAGTATTGGTTAAGATTCCTGCCTCGCTGGCGTGAAGTGTAGTAGGTCGTCATCCATGGTGATTACGCCCTTCTTCCTTAGTGACCACAGTATGTCTACTACGTATGGCCTAATCATGGCCTCTAGGTCATCACTTAAATTCACGCCTCTCCTCCTGAGTTCCTCAATTACTGAGTCGACGAAGCCTAGGGTCTCGGTCTTACCCTTGATACTGCCTAGTTTATTCATTGTTACCTCCTCAACGAGCTTCCTTATGTCCTCTGGTATGTTTATGCTCATTTAATGTTCACCCAGGTAAACTTCATGCAGACCTTATTTAAGGGGCACTCGTTACACTTAAGTCGTGAGCAGTATTCATGGCCTATCCTGAACGCGCCCCTCTCATAGATTATCGGGTCATTGCTCAATCTACCTGTCGCTCTAACGAGTCCCTTAACCTCATCGACCTTTATGGTAACCCCACTATCCTTATTAACTAATATTTCATTTAGTATTTTCATTGCATGGTCATTATTCAAGACCAGAAACGCGCCACTCCTTATCGTGACCATGGTACTATAAACATCCGCAATCATCGTATAGCGCCTATACCCACTCCTCGAAATTACGCCAAGAGCCACCGGCAGGTTAGTCTCATGCGATACCCACCTGATGAACGTCCTAATCGCCCTCTTCCTCCTCTCATTAGCCCTCGGTGGGTAAAACATTGGTAGTGCCTTCTCAAAATCGTTTATATCGCGAAACTTGGGTATCCACCTAAGTAGTGTTGTTCCGTAGGCCTTTGTCAACTTCCTTAAGCCATAAACGAAGCTGTGAACCGCATTACTTACTTCCTGAACATCCTCACCCTTGATACCCTCACCCTCATAGTCATTTAGCAACTTCATACTTACCTCATTAATTAGTGAGTAATCAGGGTTTGAGATTAGGCGGCTCACCATGTTGTAATTCCTGCGTATAACCCTATATATTACTTCATTTCTTAGGTTTCGGAATCCCATGAATAATACCGTGGCAAGCAGTAGGTACCTTAGGAGTTCCTCTGCCTTGGGTACATTCATGTATAATTGAATGAGTGAGTTAATGTCAACCCTACCCTTACCCCTCGTTGTTTCCTGAATATACAATTCACGTATCCTTTGATATGGAACCATTAATTCATCAGGTAAATTCTCAAATACCGCCTCCTTTACCGATGACCCATATTCATTAATTGCCCTTATTATATCCTCGTATCGATCCTTCCTTCGCAAATCAATTTCGAGAGAACTCATTATCATTTACGTGAAGGCACTAAAATATAAATCTTGGCATTACATGCGTTATTAGCGAATTGGAGGGTCATGTTGAATAAGGGGTGAATAAAGAGCTAGTTTGTATGGACCTGGGATTAAAGGGTAAGGTCGCGCTTGTGACGGCCTCGAGCAGGGGTATTGGGCTTGGGATAGCCAGGGTACTTGCCCAGGAGGGTGTCAAGGTCGTCATTAGCGCTAGGCGTGAGGACGAACTCGCTAAGGCTAGGGAGACCATTGTTAAGGAGAGTGGTGCTGAGGTGTTGGCTGTTAGGGCTGATTTAACGGTTAAGGATGACGTGGATAAACTCGTAAAGGAGGCCATGAGTACCTTTGGGAATATTGACATCCTCGTTTTTAACGCGGGACCTCCAAAGCCAGGCACGTTTTCGCAGTTAAGTGAGGATGATTGGGAGTACGCAACGAGACTACTACTCCTCAGCGCCGTGTGGCTTACTAAGCGTGTTGTTAATAACATGGTCAGTAGGGGCTGGGGTAGGTTAATCTACGTAACATCACTAACCCTGAGACAACCGATACCAAACCTGGTGCTTTCAAATACCGTCAGGCTTAGCCTAGCTGGTTTGGTTAAGTCATTGGCCGTTGAGTATGGGCCGTATGGGATCACGGCGAATGGGATAATGCAGGGATACATAATGACGGAGAGAATAAACCAGCTGGCGCAGGAGGAGGCGAGGGCGAGGGGCGTCAGCGTTGATGAGGTCATTAAGGCATGGAGTAAGGAGATACCGGCCGGCAGGTATGGGAGACCTGAGGAGATTGGCTACCTAGTTGCGTTCCTTGCGAGTGATAAGGCGGCTTATATAAATGGTTCGATGATATTGATTGACGGTGGCTACGTGAGGTGTGTATTTTAAGGTGAATAAACTATAGGCCATTTTGAATTAAAATAATCAGTAGTATACGGGTAATTCCTCCTTGGGCGGTTTCATATACGCCTCAAGGTTCTTATCCACCAGGAACGCGTACTTACTTGCATGCTCGGCCAACTTATCCGTTGGTATTTCAAAACCAACAATCCTACTTAAGGCCCTTATTAACTTAAGAGCTGCTGTAACGTCGGGTCCATACCTACCAATTGTTTGGTTTAGGATTGCGAGTACGTCCTTATGACTTGATAACTTCCCACTCTCAATTAACCTATTAATCGCCGTTAAGACCTTCGACTCCGCGAGTAGTAATACGCCGTTTATGTTCCTGGAAAGCACGGAGTCGAGGAAAACCGCCTCTATGCCCGTTATTGTAGCCTCATGAAGCGGTATTAAGCC from Vulcanisaeta distributa DSM 14429 harbors:
- a CDS encoding SDR family oxidoreductase; the protein is MDLGLKGKVALVTASSRGIGLGIARVLAQEGVKVVISARREDELAKARETIVKESGAEVLAVRADLTVKDDVDKLVKEAMSTFGNIDILVFNAGPPKPGTFSQLSEDDWEYATRLLLLSAVWLTKRVVNNMVSRGWGRLIYVTSLTLRQPIPNLVLSNTVRLSLAGLVKSLAVEYGPYGITANGIMQGYIMTERINQLAQEEARARGVSVDEVIKAWSKEIPAGRYGRPEEIGYLVAFLASDKAAYINGSMILIDGGYVRCVF
- a CDS encoding LSM domain-containing protein yields the protein MERPQQPMKTLQKLVGKHVTIRLKNNKVLRGILVNYDDCMNLIIDEGEELDQKGENVVVKYGRLVIRGTQILYITSEEAVG
- a CDS encoding 30S ribosomal protein S9, with product MSGQGSESTALPRSVPNTITQEVAGARVVIAVGKKKTAIAKAVIRPGIGRVKVNGVPIEIWPIEMARMRMMEPLLLAGKELTSKVDIEVTVRGGGFMGQATAVRMAIARGLVEYFQNLKLLELYMTYDPSMIKGDPRRTEPKKPGLKHARSKRQKAYR
- a CDS encoding 50S ribosomal protein L18e; translation: MPPNPTGPTNVELRMLIRFLRRAANEYKAAIWDYVADLLEKPTRRRVEVNVGKINRLVNDGDVVVVPGKVLGYGVLSKRVTIAAWSFSRGALDAIKKAGAEAITIPELVRRNNKGSNVKIII
- a CDS encoding DUF3311 domain-containing protein — encoded protein: MTSEVGKRVSTWRKALAGVLFIIPWILYTLLPIYNTVQPVLGGVPFFYWFQTLWLVISSILYIIAVLLLYPSKR
- a CDS encoding sodium:solute symporter family protein, producing the protein MVMASPLVGPLGWGLFLGFFVIFVFLGFYGARWRRGDLSQLHEWALAGRRLGTFLAWFLVGADLYTAYTFVAVPSGVFASGALYFYAVPYVATVFALAAVTMPALWRWSRLKGYVTAADFVHERFNSKLLAGFIAATGIVAEFPYIALQIVGMQAVLTIMLLGIVKNVKFVSDVALTISFIILAAFTYTSGLRGATLTAVFKDALVFLGVIAILVAAPFAIPGGFASAFNAATLKALPTGVSTLKDPFFITYTTLWVGSSLALYLYPHSVNGALSAESDKKLAMSTALLPIYGIALALLAMYGILIYGSPEAMKILSLFPPSSRGILVIPTLAVTTLPEWLAALALLGVFVGGLVPAAIMAMAQANLLVRNIIKPLYPRITPQGETRAAKWASVIFKFLALGFVFIVPATYAIWLQLLGGIIITQTLPSVFLGLVTDRLDKYSLMVGWAVGLGLGVYLFVTPHKPSTMSPLYPIAGHLMYIAIIALAINLLIVLIGTGIAMAVRRGRA
- a CDS encoding DNA-directed RNA polymerase subunit D, with protein sequence MVLVKVIEKSNLYLKAVVDGVTPPVINSLRRVLISDVPVLAIDEVIILDNTSVLYDEVLAHRLSMMPIKTDLRKLPKIEECEQELVDPSLCQVRFELNVEAKEPMIVYSRDLKSDDPEVRPVYEDIPIVKLVPGQKIVLEAYAKLGRARNHAKWQAGLASYYYYPKVSVVGKADDKCRVCLEVCNGALEIKEDGSIIINDVLKCTFNKWKTCEQLCPALKVDWDENKYVFWVESFGNMPVEDMVREGFRILKGKFQEFVNELELELSRGPAPSGELVAGETTEESTQVTGEEFNTEEGPTEE
- a CDS encoding 50S ribosomal protein L13, yielding MSSRVIVVERNPPELNEVVVDATNHVVGRLASIVAKWALEGRRVVIVNAEKAVITGDFNMVLNWYKTRISEWLTHYNPEKAGPKIPRKPDRILRRVIRGMLPRKEPRGRQAYKRIRVFMGVPPQYMSVDKVVIKGALLSVRPGAKYVTLEELWSHIEPKQYEAWRKAKEAWETRMAKLKKAESKGGNA
- a CDS encoding DNA-directed RNA polymerase subunit N, producing the protein MIVPIRCWTCGRPLGHLWEPFKQRVLNGENPEKVLNDLGVTRYCCRRTLLAHIELIDRVLEYSKIESE
- a CDS encoding metallophosphoesterase family protein, coding for MGVKILHISDVHGNRYYIGSIGGVIKDVDVVVVSGDFEDPEILDVLSNYSRPVYAVMGNMDPYGIRSRVQKYLVEGRIIPIGLFYLAGYPINMEEVKDLGPRLILISHYPPYGTNVDKAWNGSHIGSKSVRRFVENVRPLVVLCGHVHESRGVDRLGNTVIVNPGPLINGYYALVNINDDGTVNAELSKL